In the genome of Nymphaea colorata isolate Beijing-Zhang1983 chromosome 9, ASM883128v2, whole genome shotgun sequence, one region contains:
- the LOC116260011 gene encoding uncharacterized protein LOC116260011: protein MGRTRSSKRQRVEEAPEEGAGLEVNRDSGESQIPAVVHDQDVGTRSPVLVFAHGAGAPSTSEWMLRWKEMLGRALHAVEVVTFDYPYISKGKRAAPPKAEKLVDHHLDVAMKAVAKFSGHPLILVGKSMGSRVSCMVACTGKVQVSAVLCLGYPLKGMNGAIRDEILLQLTTPTMFVQGSKDGMCPLEKLNAVRKKMKARNELHVVDGGDHSLKVGKQTLKSDGVTQAQVEEKALTSIAEFISSVLECGP from the exons ATGGGGCGGACCCGATCATCAAAGAGACAACGCGTTGAGGAAGCTCCTGAGGAAGGGGCTGGGTTGGAAGTGAACCGGGATAGTGGCGAGAGTCAGATACCGGCGGTGGTTCATGACCAAGACGTTGGCACTCGTTCCCCTGTCCTTGTCTTTGCTCATGGAGCCGGAGCTCCTTCTACCTCTGAATGGATGCttag ATGGAAAGAGATGCTAGGAAGAGCATTACATGCCGTTGAAGTAGTCACTTTTGACTATCCAT ATATTTCAAAGGGTAAGCGTGCAGCTCCTCCAAAGGCAGAAAAATTAGTTGACCACCATTTGGATGTTGCAATGAAGGCTGTTGCAAAATTTTCTGGGCATCCACTTATTTTGGTGGGAAAATCTATGGGTTCAAG GGTGAGTTGTATGGTAGCCTGCACTGGGAAAGTTCAAGTGTCAGCTGTGTTGTGTTTGGGCTATCCACTAAAG GGCATGAATGGAGCAATTCGAGATGAAATTCTCTTGCAACTAACCACTCCCACTATGTTTGTACAG GGTAGCAAAGATGGAATGTGCCCCCTGGAGAAACTGAATGCTGtcaggaagaagatgaaggcacGCAATGAGTTGCATGTGGTGGATGGTGGTGATCATTCTCTGAAAGTTGGAAAGCAAACACTAAAATCAGATGGAGTGACTCAAGCTCAGGTAGAAGAGAAGGCCTTGACATCAATTGCAGAATTCATAAGCAGTGTTCTTGAATGTGGACCGTGA